A DNA window from Rhodococcus sp. Z13 contains the following coding sequences:
- a CDS encoding LuxR C-terminal-related transcriptional regulator, which translates to MSTAVRADALITDLRDVLTGPLAEIARRFSAYIADLAPHSALVIFTRECTGRPRKVAGDPAVVDRVTIAELDRVRTELTAGEIRRETFRIAGRDREVCVMLDRTDTLLLMIPRGTRPPSAALDLVRAAFAVVATGIQLQVHSASPAYLAESRAASAERARTVAELTEAHAVTLETILATLRSKDLDDRRARITARETATEALIGLRSAVDLHRELAEEALTTAFARLHGELRDLLRHRSVELQMVAPPVGGRGLPGEVAHAARAVVRGAVLAMSGQPDVTRIRVAWNCDDSTLLADVRDDGGGDIDVAALERQLRDRVETLGGGIESEATPGWGTRVSVTFPLDLLPVSADGPALDALAALGPREIEVLEHLVAGRRNRAIAERLGVSESTVKFHVASVLRKLGVSTRGEAAALGAEAGIRAAS; encoded by the coding sequence GTGAGTACCGCAGTCCGAGCCGACGCCCTGATCACCGACCTGCGCGACGTGCTGACCGGACCGCTCGCGGAGATCGCCCGAAGGTTCTCGGCCTACATCGCCGACCTCGCCCCGCACAGCGCCCTGGTGATCTTCACGCGTGAGTGCACCGGCCGGCCCCGCAAGGTGGCGGGTGATCCCGCCGTCGTCGACCGCGTGACCATCGCCGAACTCGACCGGGTGCGGACCGAGCTCACCGCCGGGGAGATCCGCCGCGAGACCTTCCGCATCGCCGGCCGCGACCGCGAGGTGTGCGTGATGCTCGACCGCACCGACACGCTCCTGCTGATGATTCCGCGCGGCACCCGACCGCCCTCCGCCGCACTCGATCTGGTGCGGGCCGCGTTCGCCGTCGTCGCCACCGGCATCCAGCTGCAGGTGCACAGCGCCAGCCCCGCTTACCTCGCGGAGTCCCGTGCCGCCTCGGCGGAGCGGGCCCGCACGGTCGCCGAACTCACCGAGGCGCACGCGGTGACGCTCGAGACGATCCTCGCCACCCTGCGGTCGAAGGACCTCGACGACCGGCGGGCCCGCATCACGGCCCGCGAGACGGCCACCGAGGCCCTCATCGGGCTGCGCTCGGCCGTGGATCTGCACCGCGAGCTCGCCGAGGAGGCCCTGACCACCGCCTTCGCGCGGCTGCACGGGGAACTGCGCGATCTGCTGCGGCACCGTTCCGTGGAACTGCAGATGGTCGCCCCGCCTGTCGGGGGCCGCGGGCTGCCCGGCGAGGTCGCGCACGCGGCACGCGCGGTGGTGCGCGGGGCGGTGCTGGCGATGTCGGGCCAGCCGGACGTGACGCGCATCCGCGTCGCCTGGAACTGCGACGACTCCACGCTGCTCGCCGACGTGCGCGACGACGGGGGCGGGGACATCGACGTCGCCGCCCTGGAACGCCAGCTACGCGATCGCGTCGAGACCCTCGGAGGCGGAATCGAATCGGAGGCCACCCCGGGCTGGGGCACCCGCGTGTCGGTGACCTTTCCGCTGGACCTGCTGCCGGTGTCGGCGGACGGCCCGGCCCTCGATGCCCTCGCCGCCCTCGGGCCGCGCGAGATCGAGGTGCTCGAACATCTCGTGGCGGGTCGCCGCAACCGGGCGATCGCCGAGCGCCTCGGCGTGAGCGAATCGACCGTGAAGTTCCACGTCGCGAGCGTATTGAGAAAACTCGGCGTCAGTACTCGCGGCGAGGCCGCGGCGCTCGGTGCGGAGGCCGGGATCAGAGCCGCGAGCTGA
- a CDS encoding DsbA family protein: protein MSAKKVRPVRYSPEPTSNKFTYILGGIAIVVIAVLVVGGVMWSSRSSDARNDGYGSVQNAAVQVTLEDDGAILVGLPDAATTVDLFEDPMCPYCAELEHKHGQEIAQAVDDGKLAVRYRMLAFLDRMSSSGTYSTRAVAASQCVAESGDAVVFSAFHGAMMSPDNQPAEGGKSDIDNAGLAQMARDAGASDEVAQCIADGARVEQAAADAEAGRQLLATTGAAGTPAVVHEGVVVDALGNGDWLVELVG, encoded by the coding sequence GTGAGCGCGAAGAAGGTCAGACCGGTCAGGTACTCGCCGGAACCGACGTCGAACAAGTTCACCTACATCCTCGGCGGCATCGCGATCGTGGTGATCGCGGTACTCGTCGTCGGGGGTGTGATGTGGTCGTCGCGGAGCAGCGACGCCCGCAACGACGGATACGGATCCGTGCAGAACGCCGCGGTGCAGGTCACCCTGGAGGACGACGGCGCGATCCTCGTCGGTCTGCCGGACGCGGCCACCACCGTCGACCTGTTCGAGGATCCCATGTGCCCGTACTGCGCCGAACTCGAGCACAAGCACGGTCAGGAGATCGCCCAGGCCGTCGACGACGGCAAGCTGGCCGTGCGGTACCGGATGCTGGCCTTCCTCGACCGCATGTCGAGCAGCGGCACCTACTCGACCCGTGCGGTGGCGGCCTCGCAGTGCGTCGCCGAGAGCGGCGACGCCGTGGTGTTCTCCGCCTTCCACGGCGCCATGATGTCGCCGGACAACCAGCCGGCCGAGGGCGGCAAGAGCGACATCGACAACGCCGGTCTCGCGCAGATGGCCCGTGACGCCGGGGCCTCCGACGAGGTCGCGCAGTGCATCGCCGACGGTGCCCGCGTCGAGCAGGCCGCGGCCGACGCCGAGGCCGGACGGCAGCTGCTCGCCACCACCGGTGCCGCCGGCACCCCCGCCGTCGTCCACGAGGGTGTCGTCGTAGACGCGCTCGGCAACGGCGACTGGCTGGTCGAACTCGTCGGCTAG
- a CDS encoding MauE/DoxX family redox-associated membrane protein — translation MWVRLVSLLARFGLAAVWLISGWSKFSDPSQTVVAVRAYQLLPVDLVRPFAAVFPVAELVLGLLLLVGLAVRPAAIAGALVLVGLIAAIASAWARGLSIDCGCFGGGGVAEGVDGWDYALEIARDLGFLALGVWLAVFPRSPFALGPGSRAPLSATAQPSVAE, via the coding sequence ATGTGGGTCCGCCTCGTCTCCTTGCTCGCCCGATTCGGTCTCGCCGCGGTCTGGCTGATCTCGGGATGGAGCAAGTTCTCCGACCCCTCGCAGACCGTCGTGGCGGTCCGGGCCTACCAGCTCCTTCCCGTCGACCTGGTGCGGCCGTTCGCGGCGGTGTTCCCCGTCGCCGAACTGGTCCTCGGTCTGCTGCTGCTCGTCGGACTGGCGGTCCGGCCCGCGGCGATCGCCGGGGCGCTCGTGCTGGTCGGGCTCATCGCCGCGATCGCCTCGGCGTGGGCGCGGGGTCTGTCGATCGACTGCGGCTGCTTCGGGGGAGGTGGGGTCGCCGAGGGCGTGGACGGATGGGACTACGCCCTCGAGATCGCCCGCGATCTCGGGTTCCTGGCGCTGGGCGTGTGGCTCGCGGTGTTCCCGCGGTCCCCCTTCGCCCTGGGACCCGGCTCCCGGGCGCCTCTCTCAGCTACTGCTCAGCCGTCGGTGGCAGAGTGA
- a CDS encoding MFS transporter, with protein MRTREAALPREIWVLVVASFVIALGFGLVAPALPQFARSFDVGVTAATVVVSSFAAMRLLFAPASGSLVQRLGERPVYITGLLIVAMSTGACAFAATYWQLLVFRALGGIGSTMFTVSALGLLVRIAPPNARGRVSGLYATSFLMGNILGPLVGGALIGLGLRAPFLIYAVALLVAASVVGFSLRSSHLAQPDSGDGVPVMRLRDALRFPVYRAALGSNFANGWVVFGVRVAMVPLFVAEALQEGEAFAGVALTAFAVGNALVLIKSGKWSDRFGRRPFVLAGLTVCGVSTILLGFTESIPWFLAVSVVAGMGSGLANPSQQAAVADVVGSKARGGPVLAAFQMTSDIGAVIGPIVAGFLADRTSYSVAFAVTGAIMLAATLPWFLAGRVRAPQSATAVTDDASRGTGG; from the coding sequence ATGCGCACACGTGAGGCGGCCCTGCCGCGGGAGATCTGGGTTCTGGTCGTCGCGAGTTTCGTCATCGCACTCGGCTTCGGGCTCGTCGCCCCCGCCCTGCCGCAGTTCGCGCGCAGCTTCGACGTCGGGGTCACCGCCGCGACCGTCGTCGTGTCGTCCTTCGCGGCGATGCGCCTGCTGTTCGCCCCGGCGAGCGGCAGCCTCGTCCAGCGACTGGGGGAGCGGCCCGTCTACATCACGGGCCTGCTCATCGTCGCGATGTCGACCGGGGCGTGCGCCTTCGCCGCGACCTACTGGCAGCTGCTCGTCTTCCGTGCGCTCGGCGGCATCGGCTCGACGATGTTCACCGTCTCCGCGCTCGGTCTGCTCGTGCGCATCGCCCCGCCGAACGCCCGCGGCCGCGTCTCGGGCCTGTACGCCACGAGCTTCCTCATGGGCAACATCCTCGGGCCGCTCGTCGGTGGCGCCCTCATCGGCCTGGGGCTGCGCGCTCCCTTCCTCATCTACGCGGTGGCGTTGCTCGTCGCCGCCTCGGTGGTGGGATTCAGCCTGCGGTCCTCGCACCTCGCGCAGCCCGACAGCGGCGACGGTGTGCCCGTCATGCGGCTGCGTGACGCCCTGCGTTTCCCGGTCTACCGGGCGGCGCTCGGCTCCAACTTCGCCAACGGCTGGGTGGTGTTCGGGGTGCGGGTCGCGATGGTGCCGCTGTTCGTCGCCGAGGCCCTGCAGGAGGGGGAGGCCTTCGCCGGTGTCGCGCTCACCGCGTTCGCGGTCGGCAACGCGCTGGTGCTGATCAAGTCCGGCAAGTGGTCGGACCGCTTCGGGCGCCGCCCGTTCGTGCTCGCCGGGCTGACGGTGTGCGGGGTGAGCACCATCCTGCTCGGTTTCACCGAGAGCATCCCGTGGTTCCTCGCCGTCTCCGTCGTCGCGGGGATGGGCTCGGGTCTGGCGAACCCGTCGCAGCAGGCCGCGGTCGCCGACGTCGTCGGCAGCAAGGCCCGCGGCGGACCGGTCCTCGCCGCCTTCCAGATGACCTCCGACATCGGGGCGGTGATCGGCCCGATCGTCGCCGGTTTCCTCGCCGACCGGACGTCGTACTCGGTGGCCTTCGCGGTGACGGGCGCGATCATGCTCGCCGCCACCCTGCCGTGGTTCCTCGCCGGCCGGGTCCGAGCCCCGCAGTCCGCGACGGCGGTGACGGACGACGCATCCCGGGGAACCGGTGGGTGA
- the pgm gene encoding phosphoglucomutase (alpha-D-glucose-1,6-bisphosphate-dependent) yields the protein MAHERAGQPAEAADLEDLAHLVTAYYTVQPDPGNPLQQVVFGTSGHRGSSLDGAFNEAHILATAQAIVEYRAAQGTTGPLFLGRDTHALSEPAWVSALEVLVANDVEVVVDSRDRYTPTPAVSHAILRHNAGRGARADGIVVTPSHNPPRDGGFKYNPPSGGPADTDATSVIAARANELLAAGLTGVKRVPLSTALAAAGRHDFLGAYIDDLPNIVDLDVVRAAGVRIGADPMGGASVDYWGEIADRHDLDLTVVNPLVDATWRFMTLDTDGKIRMDCSSPNAMASLIRNREAYDLATGNDADADRHGIVTPDAGLLNPNHYLAVAIDYLFRNRPGWAASSKVGKTLVSSSMIDRVAAGLGRDLLEVPVGFKWFVPGLSDGSLGFGGEESAGASFLRRDGSVWTTDKDGIVLALLAAEITAVTQKSPSRYYAELVDRYGDPAYARVDAPATREQKAVLAKLSPEQVTATELAGEPITAALTSAPGNGAAVGGLKVTTENAWFAARPSGTEDVYKIYAESFRGPEHLAEVQDAARELVSSVLS from the coding sequence ATGGCGCACGAACGAGCGGGGCAGCCGGCCGAGGCCGCGGACCTGGAGGACCTCGCCCATCTGGTCACCGCCTACTACACCGTGCAGCCCGACCCCGGGAACCCGCTCCAGCAGGTGGTCTTCGGGACCTCCGGGCACCGCGGCTCGAGTCTCGACGGCGCCTTCAACGAGGCCCACATTCTCGCCACCGCCCAGGCCATCGTCGAGTACCGCGCCGCGCAGGGCACCACGGGCCCGCTGTTCCTCGGCCGCGACACGCACGCCCTGTCCGAGCCGGCCTGGGTGAGCGCCCTCGAGGTGCTCGTGGCGAACGACGTCGAGGTCGTCGTCGACTCCCGCGACCGCTACACCCCGACCCCCGCCGTCAGCCACGCCATCCTGCGGCACAACGCCGGGCGGGGCGCCCGGGCCGACGGCATCGTCGTGACGCCCTCGCACAACCCGCCGCGCGACGGTGGTTTCAAGTACAACCCGCCCTCGGGCGGTCCGGCCGACACCGACGCGACCTCCGTCATCGCCGCCCGCGCCAACGAACTGCTCGCCGCCGGCCTCACCGGGGTGAAGCGGGTGCCCCTGTCCACGGCCCTGGCCGCCGCGGGCCGGCACGACTTCCTCGGCGCCTACATCGACGACCTGCCGAACATCGTCGACCTCGACGTCGTCCGCGCCGCGGGGGTGCGGATCGGCGCCGACCCGATGGGCGGGGCGAGCGTCGACTACTGGGGTGAGATCGCCGACCGGCACGACCTGGACCTGACGGTGGTCAACCCGCTGGTCGACGCGACCTGGCGGTTCATGACCCTCGACACCGACGGGAAGATCCGCATGGACTGCTCGTCGCCCAATGCCATGGCCTCGCTGATCCGCAACCGGGAGGCCTACGACCTTGCGACCGGCAACGACGCCGACGCCGACCGGCACGGCATCGTCACCCCCGACGCCGGTCTGCTCAACCCCAACCACTATCTCGCCGTCGCCATCGACTACCTGTTCCGTAACCGGCCCGGCTGGGCGGCGTCGAGCAAGGTCGGCAAGACCCTGGTGAGTTCGTCGATGATCGACCGGGTCGCCGCCGGTCTCGGCCGCGACCTGCTCGAGGTGCCCGTCGGCTTCAAGTGGTTCGTGCCGGGCCTGAGCGACGGCTCGCTGGGCTTCGGGGGTGAGGAGAGCGCCGGTGCCTCCTTCCTCCGCCGCGACGGCTCGGTGTGGACCACCGACAAGGACGGCATCGTCCTCGCGCTGCTCGCCGCGGAGATCACGGCGGTGACGCAGAAGAGCCCGTCCCGCTACTACGCCGAACTCGTCGATCGCTACGGCGACCCGGCCTACGCCCGCGTCGACGCCCCCGCCACCCGCGAGCAGAAGGCCGTCCTGGCGAAACTGTCGCCGGAGCAGGTGACGGCCACCGAACTCGCGGGCGAGCCGATCACCGCGGCCCTCACCTCCGCGCCGGGCAACGGCGCGGCCGTCGGCGGGCTCAAGGTCACCACCGAGAACGCGTGGTTCGCGGCCCGCCCGTCGGGCACCGAGGACGTCTACAAGATCTACGCCGAGTCGTTCCGCGGTCCCGAGCACCTCGCCGAGGTGCAGGACGCCGCGCGGGAACTGGTGTCCTCGGTCCTGTCCTGA
- a CDS encoding TIGR03667 family PPOX class F420-dependent oxidoreductase, which translates to MSEISAPTLTLPEPVRKRLEDESTIWLTTVDGKGGPVPTPVWFLWSDGTFLIFSRPGTAKLANIAVRPRVALNFDGDGFGGNIAVFTGTAVAGTPVTDDEWERYVRKYEEGMRTLEYGPDSFRADYSVPVRVTPQRFRGW; encoded by the coding sequence ATGTCCGAGATCTCCGCACCCACCCTCACTCTGCCCGAGCCCGTCCGGAAGCGGCTCGAGGACGAGTCGACCATCTGGTTGACCACCGTCGACGGCAAGGGCGGTCCCGTCCCCACCCCCGTCTGGTTCCTGTGGTCCGACGGCACGTTCCTGATCTTCTCCCGGCCGGGCACCGCGAAACTCGCCAACATCGCCGTGCGGCCCCGGGTCGCGCTCAACTTCGACGGCGACGGCTTCGGCGGCAACATCGCGGTGTTCACCGGGACGGCCGTGGCCGGCACGCCGGTCACCGACGACGAATGGGAGCGCTATGTGCGCAAGTACGAGGAGGGGATGCGGACGCTCGAATACGGTCCGGACAGCTTCCGCGCCGACTACTCGGTGCCCGTCCGCGTGACCCCGCAGCGCTTCCGGGGCTGGTGA